A genomic segment from Lineus longissimus chromosome 15, tnLinLong1.2, whole genome shotgun sequence encodes:
- the LOC135499277 gene encoding uncharacterized protein LOC135499277, translating to MRRNCPLTCGFCALPATTARRTTKTTTKPPPTTTTTTTTDQAVVALIEECEDKKSSCESWANAGFCNPGNQYERFMTKNCPVSCGLCAVSVEDQESAEISDAVSAEIVEGGAEEGQGQSGVRVVITRNGKTETKFITTDDVTRFADRLANAQGQGEVDRLLGQVLGGASGSATGDTRRHTQGTRVTITRRKSVRGSDGAVTETESTWTGWAGASQENGRGSRRRSRERSSRERDD from the exons ATGAGACGGAACTGCCCACTGACTTGCGGTTTCTGTGCATTGCCAGCAACAACAGCTCGAAGAACAACAAAGACGACTACAAAACCACCacctacaacaacaacaacaacaacaactgaccAGGCAGTGGTTGCGCTTATTGAAG AATGCGAAGACAAGAAATCCAGTTGTGAGAGCTGGGCCAACGCAGGTTTTTGTAATCCCGGAAACCAATACGAACGGTTTATGACGAAGAACTGCCCAGTGTCCTGCGGATTGTGTGCCGTCAGTGTCGAAGACCAAG AATCCGCAGAAATCAGTGATGCTGTCAGTGCTGAGATTGTCGAAGGTGGCGCTGAGGAAGGCCAAGGTCAGAGTGGGGTCAGGGTCGTCATAACCCGTAATGGCAAGACGGAAACGAAGTTCATAACCACGGATGACGTGACCAGGTTCGCGGACAGGCTCGCCAACGCTCAAGGTCAGGGTGAAGTGGACAGGTTGCTGGGGCAAGTGCTTGGTGGAGCGAGTGGATCAGCAACAGGTGACACACGTCGCCATACCCAAGGGACCCGCGTGACCATCACGCGCCGCAAGAGTGTGCGTGGGTCAGACGGTGCGGTTACCGAGACTGAGAGCACGTGGACTGGCTGGGCGGGAGCCAGTCAGGAGAATGGGAGGGGTAGCAGGCGGAGGTCACGAGAAAGGTCATCGCGAGAACGGGATGATTAA